The Sorangiineae bacterium MSr11954 DNA segment CGTTCCTCGGTCGCTCGCTGAGCACCGAGGACGCGGAGCTGACGCGAACCTTGACCCAGGCGCTTCGAGACGGCGGCTACCGCATGCGTGCGGTGGTGAAGAAGATGCTCCTCAGCGACGCCTACCATCGCTCGAACAACCTGACCTCGAGCGCCTGGCGCGGCGGGACGGATGGAGGTGCGCGATGATCCGTAGAAAGGCTCTCTTCGCCGTGCGCGGCGCGCTCCTGGCGCTCGGCTTCGCCGGCACCTTCGCCGCGTTTGCGTCGTCCACCGCGTGCTCGAAATCGCCCGCCGAGCCGCTCACGCCCCCGGAGCCGCTGCCGCCCGGGCACGGTGTCCTGCAAGACAAGACGCCCAAGGAAGGCCCGCGCCTGGTGCCGGTCGAGGCCTATATCCGCACCTACTTGACGTTGTTCGGCAACCTCTCGCCGCTGCAAGCGCAAACCAACGCGCGGGGCACCGACGGCGCCAACCTATTCGACACGTGGCGCGACTACCTCGGCACCATGGGGATGCCCGACTACCGCTACGACACGCCGCGCGTGAACCAGACGAACACGCTCATGGTGGCCACCTTCGAGCGCATCGGGGTGGCGCTGTGCGATCGCGCGATGGAGCACGACAAGGCGCTCACGCCGCGGTTCATTTACGACTTCGACATGCCGAAAGATCTCGACGCGGCGGCGTTCGCGCCCCGGTTCGACGTGGTGCACCGCACGTTCCTCAATTACCCCGCGCAGCTCGCGCCCACGGATCGCACGAACCGGTTTTGGAAGCTCTATCAAGATACGGTGAAGACGCACGCCACGGTGACCGGTTCGCGCTTCTCCCCGGCGGAGGCCGGATGGGCGGCCGTCTGCTACGGCCTGATTCGCCACCCCGAGTTTCACCTTTATTGAGGAGCGCAGGATCATGAACAAATCGAGCCGCCGCAGTTTTCTCAAGGCCCTCGCCGGATCCGGCGTCGCCGCCCTGGCGAGCACGCCCCTCGTCCACGCCCTGGCCGCGCCCGGCGGAGACGCCAAGACGAGCGACGAGTTCTTCCTCCTCCTTCACGCGCTCGGAGGGTGGGACGTGACCTTGAGCCTCGACCCGCGCTGGGACGAGGTGGGGCTCATCGATCCGGCCACCACGGCCAACACGAACACCCTCGGCATTCGCCTCTGGGAGAACGATACGAAGAAGCTCTCGGACGGGGGTTACTCGTTCCAGCCGATCCGCCCCAAAGACACGCCCTTCGTCTTCGGGCCCGCCATCGGGAGCCTCGCCGACCTCGATCTGGTATCGCGCCTGTGCGTGGTGAACGGCCTCGCCACCAACACCGTGAGCCACCCCGACGGCCAGACGTACGCGGTGACCGGCCGCCACTTGAACGGCGGGAGGCCCAATCAGTCGAGCATCGACGTGTGCTGCGCCAACGAGTTCGGCACCGAGCAGCTCCTGCCGGTGGTGAGCGTGGAATATCCCTCGTACCTGCTCGGCTCGGAGCTGAGCTCCAAGGCGCGCCCTTTGCGCATCTCCAAAGTCGGCACCATGGCCCTCTCTTTGTCGCGCGCCACCGCCTTCGATACGCAGGCGGAGCGCAACAACGTGAACGCCGTGCTCACGGAGGAGGCGGCGGAGCTGGCCGAAATCTCCAACGACCCCAGCGCGCTCCAGAGCCTCGCCACGCAATATTCGGCGTTGGATCGGGTCTTGAGCGATACCCGGCTGCAAAACGTCTTTAGTGAGAAGGCGCTGGTGGACGGCCACAAGGAGTTCAACTTTCCCGCGCTGCGGCATCAATACAAAGCGGCCACCAACGCGGCGTTCGCGATCGAGGCCTTCGCCAACAACATGGCGCGGTGCGTGAGCTTCGCCTTCAATGGATTCGATACGCACGCCAACAATTATGCGTACCAAGCGGCCACGCAGCAGGAGACCTTCGACATTCTGGCGGCCTTGATCCGGAAGCTCGATACGCTCCCCCACCCGACCCGCACGGGGGCCAAGCTCAGCCAGCATACGCATATTTTGGTGACCAGCGATTTTTGCCGGACTCCGGCCATCAATATCGCGCGCGGGCGCGATCATCATCCCAATGGATCGGCGTTGGTGATTTCACCCAAGTTCAAAGGGAAAAAGGTCTTTGGATCGACCGACGTCCCCCAACTGCTTCCGCGCCCCATCAAAGCCGGAACGTTCATGGATGGCGAGCGGGCGGTGGCGCCGCCCGATTTGCTCGCGACCTTCGTCTCGGCCTTCGGGGTCAATCCGCAGAAGTACTTCCGCGAAGGGGAAGTCATCAAGGAGCTGCTCGCGACATGAAACGATCCACGGCTGCAGGTTTGATTGCGCTTCTTGCGTCGATGGGGCTGGGGTGCAGCTCCAGCGACGAGTCCCTCCCGCCGGGCGAGCTGACCCTCGGCCCCGTGGTCTGGAACCCCTCGAACATCGCGGTGGGGCAGGTGCAGGCGGTGGCGGAGTACGATAAAACGGTGGCGGTCTTCGGCGCCTCCGGGGTGAGCACCTTTACCAGCGGCGCGCTGGTGGGCAGCGACGCGAGCGTGACGTCCTGGCGCTCGGCGGCGGTGATCCCGTCGGCGTCGGGGCTGGGGACGTGGATCGTGGGCATCGACGGCAAGGGGCGCATGAAGCGCGTGCTCGGTCACGAAGGGATCGAGGACGTCTCCGATCGCTTCGGCCTGACATCCGAGGCCGTGTCGTCGCTCGCGGGGAGCACGGGGGCGACCGGGTTTCTCACCGAGCGCGGCATCGCCACCAGCGACGGTACCACGGTGACGCATTACCCGTCGTCCGAGCTTCACGCGGTGGCCGCGGGGGCAGGGCGGGTGGCGGTGGCGGTGGCGGGCGGCGTCCGGATCTTCGATCCCTCCGCGAAAGGAAGAGAGACCGACGTGGCGCTCCCCGACGCGCGCTTCGTCGCGTTCGACGCCGCTGGAGCGCTCTTTTCCGCCACCCCGCGGGGCCTCTACAAGTTGGAAGGTGGGGAGATGCGCGTGGTCTACGACGCCGGCGCGCGCGCCATCCGTGCGCTGGCGGCAGCGGGGCCGCACGTGTGGTTCGCCGTCGATCGCGATCTCGGGATGGTGCGGGACGGGCGGGTGTTCATCACCTCGGCGCCGCCGTCGCTGGGGGACGATCTGCGGCTCGCCGGCTCGCCCGACGGTGATGTCTGGGTGGTCACGGGCGGGCAGCTGTTTCGTTACGAGGCGCGCTTTGGGGGCGCCAGCGGGGATGAGGCCATCTGGACGGACACGGTGCAGCCCGCTTACGCGCGCGTCTGCAGCAACTGCCACAGCGCGCCGGGGAGCGGAAAAGCTTCATCCAATGTGGATCTCTCGACCTACGCGTTGTGGAACGCACGTCGCGCAGCCATCCGAGAGCGGGTGATAACGCAAGCGGGCACCCCCGGCGCGATGCCGCCATCGGGCTACACCTTGACCGAGGAAGAGAAGGCGGCCATCGACGCGTGGACCAAGCGCTGATTGGGAATGTGATACCGTTCGGACGATGCCCATCGAGGAGGGCGCGTCCACCGTTCTTCAATCGCGGCCCCGCGGCGGGTTCAACGCGACGGCCACGTTCCGTTTGCGCGTCGTCGAGGGGCCGGACGCGGGCCGGGAGTTCGTGCTGGACGGGACGCAGCCCTCGCGCGTCCTCATCGGCACGAGCCCCGCGTGCGCGTTTCGTCTGAGCGATCGCCAGATTTCACGCCGGCACGCGTCGATTGACGTGGTGCCGGAGGGCCTGCGCCTCACGGATCTGGGCTCCACCAACGGCACGTGGGCCAATGGGCTGTGCGTCTTCGACGTGCGGCTGCACGGCGGGGAGCTGGTGCGCCTGGGCGACAACGTGCTGCGGGTGGAGGTGGTGGCCATGCCGGCCGAGCACCCCACCACCTTGGCGATGCGGTTCGGGCGCCTGGTCGGGGCCAGCCCCGAGATGCGAAGGCTCTATCCTCTGTGCGAGCGGCTGGCGGCCACCGACGTGCCGGTGGTCATCGAGGGCGAGACGGGGACGGGCAAGGAGCTGCTCGCCGAGTCGATCCACGAGGAGAGCGCGCGCGAGAAGGGGCCGTTCGTGGTCTTCGACTGCACCACGGTGGCCGCGAACCTGCTCGAGTCGACCTTGTTCGGTCACGAGCGCGGCGCGTTCACCGGCGCCGTCGCCGCGCGGCGCGGGGTGTTCGAGCAGGCGCACGGCGGCACCTTGCTCATCGACGAGATCGGCGATCTGGACGCGTCGTTGCAGTCCAAGCTGCTGCGCGCCATCGAGCGCAACGAGGTGCAGCGGGTCGGCGGGGAGAAGTTCGTGCGCGTGGACGTGCGCGTGATGGCCGCCACCCGGCGCGATCTCGACAAAGAGGTGCAGGCGGGGCGCTTCCGGGACGACCTCTTCTACCGTCTGGCGGTGGCGCGCATCGAGCTGCCGCCGCTGCGCGAGCGGCGCGGCGACGTGCAGGTGCTGGGGCGCTACTTCTGGGAGCAGCTCGGCGGCACGGACAAGCCGATCCCGGAGGATTTGCTGCGGCGCTTCGAGGAGTACGGCTGGCCGGGCAATGTGCGCGAGCTGCACAACGCCATCGCGCGGCGGCTCGCGCTCGGTGACCTGGCGGCGATGGAGCGCTCGCGCGCGCTGGACCCGGCGCCGTCCCAGGCGCCGGGCGCGGACGTGATCAAAGAGACGTTGGCGATGGATCTTCCATTTCCCGCTGCGCGGCAGCGCGTCATGAACGCGTTCGAGCGGGGGTATGTGGAGCGCGTGCTGGCCAAGCACGGCGGCAACGTGGTGCGCGCGGCGGCCGCGTCGGGCATCGCGCGCCGGTATTTCTACGTCATCAAGTCGCGCCAGCGTCCGGGCGGGCAAGAGAACGAGTGATGCGTTCGCGGGTGCGCGCGGGGCTCGGGTTTCTCGGAGGGAGCGCGTTCGTCCTTGCCGCCGTGTTGGCCGCGTGCCGCTTTACGGACGATCTCACGGGCGGCGCCGCCTTGCCCAGCGAGTGCGACGCCGACGCCCCGCAATCGATCACCAACTGCGGCGCGTGCGGCCGCGTGTGCGCGTCCGGGCCCAATGGTTTCGCCGCGTGCGTGGACGGCGGATGCCAGGTGATGTGCGCGCCTGGCTTCGGCGACTGCGACGAGGACAGCACCAACGGGTGTGAAGTCTACGTGCTCGACGCCGGCGCGCATTGCGGCCGCTGTGGTCACGATTGCCAGGGTGGAAGCTGCCAAACCGGCGTATGCGGCCGCGTCATGCTTCGTTCGGGCGATGGCACCCCGATCCACATCGCCACGAACAATGGCTCGACGTCGGTGTACGGCATCACGCCCTTCGGGAGGGTCGTGAGCGTGCCCAAGGCGGGCGGCGATGCGTCGTACCTGACCGAAGGGAGCGCGTCGCCTCGGCTCGATCCACCGCCGCGCATCGCGATCGCCAACAACGTTCTCTATGCGACATCGTGGCGCAAGCCGCCGTGGGGACCGGACGGCGGTGCAGCGCCGGGCGCCGTCCTCTCCATGTACGTCGATGGTGGGGGGCTCCGTTCGATTGCTGCCAACGAGCCGTACGCGATCACCGCGACACCCGTGTCGACTGCGCAGGCGTACGTCTATTGGTCGGAGGGAACGCCGCCGCCGATTTGGGCCGATGCAGGTGCACCCGATGCGTCCGATCCGCCCACGATTCTTCGTCGTGCGGTGGGCCCGGCGTTCACGAGCGCGACCGTCATCGCGGATGCGGGCGTCGCGGCCATCTACTCCATGGCGTCGGATTCCAACGGTGTCTTTTGGACGAACACGGGCGCGTACACGGAATCGCACCGCGGCACGCTCGAGCGGTACCTCAACATGAGCGGAACCGGGGGTCCCGTGCGCGACGAGCTCGTTGGCGCCGAGCACAAGCTCGCACCTTTTGCTGTCGCCGCGACCTCGTCGAGCGTCTTCTTCACGGCAACGGGCGCGGGAGGAGGAACCTTGCGCAACCTGCTCCTCTCGTGTGGGGCCAGCGGTTGTCTGCAGGGCCCATCGCGGATCGCGTATCCGTACGATGCGCGCTTCGTGGCCGTCTCCGGGGCCACGATCTTTTGGACCGATGGCGATGGCACCATCCGATCGCTCCTGAACGGAGTCGAGTCCACCCTCTCCCGAGATGATCGAACAACGTCTCCTTGGGACATCGCGGTCGACGACACCACCATTTATTGGACGGCGTATGCGAACGCAGGGGCGAATGTCTACTTGTTCAAGATTGCGCGACCTTAGCAGTACCGGTGCAAGGGCCACCGTTCGACCTGCGTGGTCGGAGAATTCACGCTAACGTAGTGCGCAAGGTGTTCGAATCCCGGACATTGCCGCTCGTACTTGGCCGCTATGAGCTTCATTCCGTCATTGCGAGTGGCGGCATGGCGAGCATTCACCTGGGGAGGCTCCGCGGGGCCTCGGGGTTTGCGCGCACGGTAGCCATCAAGCGACTGCACCCCCACTACGCGCGCGATCCGGTGTTCGTGACCATGTTCATGGACGAGGCCCGGCTGGTCGCGCGCATCCGGCACCCCAACGTGGTGCCCATCGTGGACGTGGTGTCGGAGGACGGCGAGCTCTTTTTGGTCATGGAGTACGTGCACGGCGAGTCGCTCGCGCGGCTCGTTCACGATCGGGCCCGCGGCTCGGTCCCCGTGGCCCCGAACATGGCGGCGGCCATCTTCGCCGACGTTCTGCACGGCCTTCACGCCGCGCACGAGGCGAAGACGCCCGAGGGCGAGCACCTGGGGATGGTCCACCGCGATGTCACGCCGCACAACGTGTTGGTCGGGGTAGATGGCTCTGCCCGCATCGCCGACTTCGGCATCGCCAAGGCAACGCAGCGC contains these protein-coding regions:
- a CDS encoding DUF1501 domain-containing protein; protein product: MNKSSRRSFLKALAGSGVAALASTPLVHALAAPGGDAKTSDEFFLLLHALGGWDVTLSLDPRWDEVGLIDPATTANTNTLGIRLWENDTKKLSDGGYSFQPIRPKDTPFVFGPAIGSLADLDLVSRLCVVNGLATNTVSHPDGQTYAVTGRHLNGGRPNQSSIDVCCANEFGTEQLLPVVSVEYPSYLLGSELSSKARPLRISKVGTMALSLSRATAFDTQAERNNVNAVLTEEAAELAEISNDPSALQSLATQYSALDRVLSDTRLQNVFSEKALVDGHKEFNFPALRHQYKAATNAAFAIEAFANNMARCVSFAFNGFDTHANNYAYQAATQQETFDILAALIRKLDTLPHPTRTGAKLSQHTHILVTSDFCRTPAINIARGRDHHPNGSALVISPKFKGKKVFGSTDVPQLLPRPIKAGTFMDGERAVAPPDLLATFVSAFGVNPQKYFREGEVIKELLAT
- a CDS encoding cytochrome c — protein: MKRSTAAGLIALLASMGLGCSSSDESLPPGELTLGPVVWNPSNIAVGQVQAVAEYDKTVAVFGASGVSTFTSGALVGSDASVTSWRSAAVIPSASGLGTWIVGIDGKGRMKRVLGHEGIEDVSDRFGLTSEAVSSLAGSTGATGFLTERGIATSDGTTVTHYPSSELHAVAAGAGRVAVAVAGGVRIFDPSAKGRETDVALPDARFVAFDAAGALFSATPRGLYKLEGGEMRVVYDAGARAIRALAAAGPHVWFAVDRDLGMVRDGRVFITSAPPSLGDDLRLAGSPDGDVWVVTGGQLFRYEARFGGASGDEAIWTDTVQPAYARVCSNCHSAPGSGKASSNVDLSTYALWNARRAAIRERVITQAGTPGAMPPSGYTLTEEEKAAIDAWTKR
- a CDS encoding sigma 54-interacting transcriptional regulator, which codes for MPIEEGASTVLQSRPRGGFNATATFRLRVVEGPDAGREFVLDGTQPSRVLIGTSPACAFRLSDRQISRRHASIDVVPEGLRLTDLGSTNGTWANGLCVFDVRLHGGELVRLGDNVLRVEVVAMPAEHPTTLAMRFGRLVGASPEMRRLYPLCERLAATDVPVVIEGETGTGKELLAESIHEESAREKGPFVVFDCTTVAANLLESTLFGHERGAFTGAVAARRGVFEQAHGGTLLIDEIGDLDASLQSKLLRAIERNEVQRVGGEKFVRVDVRVMAATRRDLDKEVQAGRFRDDLFYRLAVARIELPPLRERRGDVQVLGRYFWEQLGGTDKPIPEDLLRRFEEYGWPGNVRELHNAIARRLALGDLAAMERSRALDPAPSQAPGADVIKETLAMDLPFPAARQRVMNAFERGYVERVLAKHGGNVVRAAAASGIARRYFYVIKSRQRPGGQENE